One stretch of Ananas comosus cultivar F153 linkage group 6, ASM154086v1, whole genome shotgun sequence DNA includes these proteins:
- the LOC109711408 gene encoding protein LE25-like, which produces MQSMKEKAKNLDASNRSGMEKTKAVVEEKVEKMKTRDPGQKLAAEERKEERRRAAEADKQAAIQQHAAERQHPSTAGVAGYPSGQQTAATGGHPGEQQTAAGGYPTGQQTAVGGRPPHTTGYETGTGTGTGTGSAF; this is translated from the exons ATGCAGTCGATGAAGGAGAAGGCGAAGAACTTGGACGCCTCGAACAGGTCCGGCATGGAGAAGACCAAAGCCGTCGTAGAGGAAAAG gtggagaagatgaagacgCGGGATCCGGGGCAGAAGttggcggcggaggagcggaaggaggagaggaggcgggcggcggaggcggacaAGCAGGCGGCGATACAGCAGCACGCCGCGGAGAGGCAACACCCCTCCACCGCAGGCGTCGCCGGCTACCCGAGTGGCCAGCAGACGGCGGCCACCGGCGGGCACCCGGGTgagcagcagacggcagcgggcGGGTACCCGACTGGCCAGCAGACGGCAGTGGGCGGCCGCCCGCCGCACACCACCGGCTACGAGACCGGCACCGGCACCGGCACCGGCACCGGATCGGCTTTCTAG
- the LOC109711157 gene encoding uncharacterized protein LOC109711157: MKGPSSSRPPRPSSPPSAGSMASMIRRRRTGRRVSQTRADRVTTHPYLCTTCGQTFRNGRALGGHQNAHRLERSSSAPHARRQASPVNAQSNWVHRAMLAQLQFHRSRLLGSTGNFAPTQDMQALPSLMQGAIAAQTPYDRSHNSHFNLPQDVHSPPNLTETPTPTPQPYCQNHLESHPSLIERPTLAQPSHNPNNPMSPSHFAPRVNLTMDTKGKGIVYERPHHQLRSGLAGNSSPTFPFNGPRHEEEMAGEFHPGVNLPLPLSCLNRGVVSLTTAGNAAIANPVQSYMLGATVKDLLPLQCVSIAAGSDLPPLLGRNDGDGVTLNLLDALGSHPMASSATPPSLDLNLHL, from the coding sequence ATGAAAGGCCCATCTTCCTCGAGGCCTCCTCGCCCATCCTCCCCTCCGTCCGCTGGCTCCATGGCCTCTATGATAAGGCGTAGGAGGACTGGTAGGAGAGTGTCTCAGACCAGGGCTGATAGGGTGACCACCCATCCTTATTTGTGCACCACTTGCGGTCAAACATTCCGCAACGGCCGTGCCTTAGGCGGCCACCAGAATGCTCACCGCCTAGAGAGGAGTTCTTCTGCACCGCATGCACGCCGTCAAGCCTCACCTGTTAATGCCCAGTCCAATTGGGTACATAGGGCAATGTTAGCGCAACTTCAGTTTCACCGTAGCCGCCTTTTAGGAAGCACCGGCAACTTTGCTCCAACACAAGATATGCAAGCCCTGCCAAGCTTGATGCAAGGGGCTATAGCAGCCCAGACGCCATATGATCGAAGTCACAATAGCCACTTTAATCTGCCCCAAGATGTGCATTCCCCTCCTAACTTGACCGAAACACCGACACCAACTCCACAACCATATTGCCAGAATCACCTCGAATCCCATCCTAGCCTGATCGAGAGACCTACTTTGGCACAACCATCACATAACCCCAATAACCCTATGTCGCCAAGTCATTTTGCACCTAGGGTTAACTTAACAATGGATACAAAAGGAAAGGGCATTGTATATGAGAGGCCACATCACCAACTTCGTTCAGGTCTTGCAGGCAACTCATCGCCTACTTTTCCTTTCAATGGTCCACGCCATGAGGAAGAGATGGCTGGGGAGTTTCACCCTGGTGTTAATTTACCCCTTCCCTTGAGTTGTCTGAACCGTGGTGTTGTAAGTTTAACAACTGCAGGAAATGCTGCTATCGCGAACCCTGTGCAAAGTTATATGCTGGGTGCTACAGTTAAGGACTTGTTGCCTCTTCAATGTGTATCGATTGCTGCTGGATCAGACCTGCCGCCTCTGCTTGGACGAAACGATGGTGATGGAGTTACTCTGAACCTTCTGGACGCTCTGGGTTCTCATCCGATGGCTTCTTCAGCTACTCCTCCTAGCTTGGACTTGAATTTGCACCTTTAG
- the LOC109711160 gene encoding outer envelope membrane protein 7, producing the protein MAKGGGGGDREGGALKTALVVAGGLVLAWLTVETAFKPFLDGIRGSIARSDPNRDPDDAPAANPSSSPEEGDEAKPSSD; encoded by the coding sequence ATGGcgaagggaggaggagggggcgaTCGCGAGGGCGGCGCCCTGAAGACGGCGTTGGTGGTGGCGGGGGGGCTGGTGTTGGCGTGGCTGACCGTGGAGACGGCGTTCAAGCCCTTCCTCGACGGCATCCGCGGCTCCATCGCCCGCTCCGACCCCAACCGCGACCCCGACGACGCACCCGCCGCGAATCCCTCCTCCTCACCGGAGGAAGGGGACGAAGCCAAACCGTCGTCGGATTAG
- the LOC109711159 gene encoding uncharacterized protein LOC109711159 — MATFLESIQKRRFFPSMPLKDDLPISQGAQKDTHLIGLRKRISSFSVKIQPISSASTEWAFRRSKSMPSVLGGFGFGFTAAPIRRWWDLGWRWILSRKPAFAGDLEMNEEETAVLGRQSKGSLRHIFYKLRSEVRKLVGSDKLPTTQKFRYDAINYVQNFDNAKQLEQ, encoded by the coding sequence ATGGCCACCTTCCTGGAGAGCATCCAAAAGAGAAGGTTCTTTCCGAGCATGCCACTCAAAGACGACCTCCCAATTTCTCAAGGCGCCCAAAAGGACACCCACCTCATAGGCCTTAGGAAGCGGATCTCCTCCTTCTCGGTCAAGATCCAGCCCATATCCTCGGCCTCTACCGAATGGGCCTTCCGGAGGTCCAAGTCCATGCCCTCCGTCCTCGGCGGCTTCGGCTTCGGCTTCACGGCCGCTCCGATACGGCGCTGGTGGGATCTGGGCTGGCGTTGGATCCTCTCGCGGAAGCCGGCCTTCGCCGGCGACCTCGAGATGAACGAGGAGGAGACTGCAGTCCTCGGCCGCCAGAGCAAAGGTAGCTTGCGCCACATCTTCTACAAACTGCGCTCCGAGGTTCGGAAGCTCGTCGGATCCGATAAGCTGCCGACCACGCAGAAATTCAGGTACGATGCCATCAACTACGTGCAGAATTTCGACAATGCCAAGCAGCTCGAACAATGA